ATGTTATGAAAATAGGGTGGGGTGTGTAAAAGAAACACTGCACCAGACAAAACTTTAATGAAAAGCTGTTGAAGATTCAAATCGGACCTGGTGTAGAACCATAAAGGgggttttacataggaatatattggaAGGACATACacacatttctgacattttttctaaaaattattttttcatctcagtatgaagagttcttgtatgatttctgaaataagttttagattttattttgtaGTAATATTACAATACTTCATATATCTGCCTGGGTAggtcagtggttagatcacctaactagtaatgcaagggGCCTGGGTTTGATACACAGTTGGTCCAAAGATTTTTCTCTCCCTCTTTGCAATAGTAATGTCCATTTATACAACTTACTTAATACATAAAAGCTGACTTTATATTCTCACTCATACTAGTATGTAAAGAAATTTAACAGATTCGTTAGGGGAAGGGTTTTGCCTTTTATCAGGCAGGGGTTGCACCCTAAGGGATTTATAAGGAAATATTGCTGCAGGAAGTATTTGCCGATGTTAAGTACCAGGTGATTACATGTTTGCAGAATGTGACTACATTTACGATGGAGTTTGCAGGAGATGTAGATAAACACAGACTCGATAAAGCTCTACAAGATTTACTGTGGGACAAAGAATTAGTCAACTCTAAAGGAGACAAACAGGAAATCTACAGACTTAAGGTAATCAATCACTCTGTGTACGACATTCTGTACTTCCTGTTACATTCACTGCGTAATACCATCAAATACTGTCTCTGTGTTATTCGTGTAACACCATCAAATATTGCCTCTGTGTTAGTTGTGTAATACCATCAAATATTGCCTCTGTGTTATTCATGTAATACCATGAAATATTGCTTCTATGTTATTCGTGTAATACCATGAAATATTGCCTCTGTTATTCGTATAATGCCATCAAATATTGCCTCTGTTATTCATGTAATACCATCAAATATTGCCTCTATGTTATTCATGTAATACCATCAAATATTGCCTTTATGTTAATCGTGTAataccttcaaatattgtcTTTATGTTAATCGTGTAATACCATCAAATATTGCCTCTGGCATTAGAGGTGACAGACACAGGTCATTCAGATGAGATTTAGAAACCAATGTTGTATGTTACTGTAGGCTAATAAAAGAAGACTCGATGCTTAATAACGCAGAGCACCTAACACAGATCATTATGTATGACATTCGATGCTTAATAACGCAGAGCACCTAACACAGATCATTATGTATGACATTCGATGCTTAATAATGCAGAGCACCTAACACAGATTATTATGTATGACATTCGATGCTTAATAACGCAGAGCACCTAACACAGACCATTATGTATGACATTTAACCAAAGGATGGTGATATATctgtatgagtgaaagattcttgagggAAATTAAACTCCAAAACAAGGCACCCTCTTTTACCATCAGAAAACCGCCCCCAGATCAACCGATGCTTCACATTCTCTGTATATACGATTGTACGTAACAAATTTCACCCTGTCTGTATTTATTTGCAGGGAGTAATATCCATAGCCGGTGATGATAGACGCCTTGTCGTCCAGGCTGTCCATGAGTTGTATGATTCGTTTTTCACAACGAGCTGGGAGGACGAATCCAATCGGATTAACAGGATAGTGTTAATAGGTATATTGTCATCCATTTGTTACAAGTGTTTTGAGTggtcagatacatgtatcaacacatCGTTGTGAATTACTTCCCTTTGCAGGATATTAAGTTTACACACATTTCTCAGATAGTGTTCATATAGGTATGCAACATTAACAGGGATATATTAAGTTATAGGATTCCATAAGGCCAGACAGATAGTATCAATATAGAGATATAGACAAGATAGTTTGTGTGGAAACCTTGAGGTCGGTAGGATTGTGAGAATGTCGGTAGGATTGTGAGGATTGTGAGAATGTCGGTAGGATTGTGAGAATGTCAGCAGAAGTATAGTTCAAATggatactgtaaaccaacttttctATCCATgactttattttgtaatttaccTGTAATGAACTGGTTCACGGTGACTAATTTTTGCGACCCAGATTATCTTGAACAAATTCAAGAGATATCAAATATTTGTAGCAAGAAATACGCGCAGTAATGACTCAGAGGTTTTTGCAAACCTGGGGAAAAATTTCTCGTTCAGTTAGTTTACAGTGCATTCACATTGCTTTTTCCTTGATATTGCTAGCAATGGAAACCGAAGACTATTTTCTCACATAATTCATTTTTGCACAGGGATTTAAAATACTAGCAACTAGGACACCACAAACAAACCACTGTATTTTCAACATTATTAATTGATTGTGATATCTTAGTGGAAAACATCGAGAAGGgatgtttgttgtttttcaaatgttGAATAACAAAACAAAGGGCAATCAACATAACAACATAACAATGTATGTAACAAGATAAACACTACAGACAATGTCAATAGAAGAAATGTCTCAGTTTTTGAAAAGATATGATATACCTTGAGCCTCCTCACACTGACATATTCATCATGAAGTGCTGGTGCACACCATTCAATATGTTGGGGTGAAGAAGCTCTGGTGCACTCCATTCAATATGTTGGGATGAAGAAGTGCTGGTGCACTCCATTCAATATGTTGGGATGAAAAAGTGCTGGTGCACTCCATTCAATATGCAGGGGGGAAGAAGTGCTGGTGCACTCCATTCAATATGTTGGGATGAAAAAGTGCTGGTGCACTCCATTCAATATGTTGGGATGAAAAAGTGCTGGTGCACTCCGTTCAATATGCTGGGGGGAAGAAGTGCTGGTGCACTCCATTCAATATGCTGGGGTGGAGAAGTGCTGGTGTACTCCATTCAATATGTTGGGATGAAAAAGTGCTGGTGCACTCCATTCAATATGCTGGGGGGAAGAAGTGCTGGTGCACTCCATTCAATATGTTGGGATGAAGAAGTGCTGGTGCACTCCATTCAATATGTTGGGATGAAGAAGTGCTGGTGCACTCCATTCAATATGTTGGGATGAAAAAGTGCTGGTGCACTCCATTCAATAGGTTGGGATGAAGAAGTGCTGGTGCACTCCATTCAATATGCTGGTGTGAATAAGCTCTGATGCACTCCATTCATTATGCTGGGGTGAAGAAGTGCTGGTGCACTCCATTCAATATGCTGGTGTGAATAAGTGTAAGGTATTACTTCCAAAAATAACTGAGACATTTTTAATTATCAGAGATAAGAGTTATCAAATAAAGACAGGAATAGTTTAAAActtataatataataatatagatTTCTTAAACATGGAATCACTACATTGATCCATAAatgtgggggagggggtgtttaGGGTGTTGCtatagtaaatatgaaaaatgggTAGATTCCTCAATTGCACAAgaagatatattttttaatctgTGTCAGATGTGTAAGAGGTTTATAAATAGTGAAGAGATATAGGAATCAATAAGAGATATTGGTCCTGCTATTGCTAGTCAATAAGAAATATTGGACCTGCTATTCCTAGTCAATCAGAAATATTGGGCCTGCTATTCCAGTCAATCAGAGATATTGGGCCTGCTATTCCTAGTCAATCAGAGATATTGAACCTGCTATTCCTAGTCAATAAGAGATATTGGACATGCTATTCCTAGTCAATAAGAGATATTGGGCCTGCTATACCAGTCAATCAGAGATGTTGGGCCTGCTATTCCTAGTCAATAAGACATTTTGAATCTACTATTCTTAGTCAATAACAGATATTGGACTTGCTATTGCTAGTCAATAAGAAATATTGGACTTGCTATTCCTAGTCAATAAGAGATATTGGACCTGCTATTGCTAGTCAATAAGAAATATTGGACCTGCTATTCCTAGTCAATAAGAGATATTGCACCTGCTAGTCCTAGTCAGTAAGAGATATCAGTCCTGCTATTCTTAGTCAATAAGAAATATTGGACCTGCTATTCCTAGTCAATAAGAGATATTGGACCTGCTAGTCCTAGTCAGTAAGAGGTATCGGACCTGCTATTCCTAGTCAATAAGAGATATTGCACCTGCTAGTCCTAGTCAGTAAGAGATATCAGTCCTGCTATTGCTAGTCAATAAGAAATATTGGACCTGCTATTCTTAGTCAATAAGAAATATTGGACCTGCTATTCCTAGTCAATCAATTAAAGATATTTGGCCTGCTATTCTTAGTcgataaaaaaatattggacttgCTATTTTTAGTCAATAAGAGATATTGGGCCTGCTATTCCTAGTCAATCAGAAATATTGAACCTGCTATTCTTAGTCAATAAGAGATATTAGACCTGCTATTCCTAGTCAATAAGAAATATTGGACCTGCTATTCTTAGTCAATAAGAGATATTGGACCTGCTAGTCCTAGTCAATAAGAGATATCGGACCTGCTATTCCTAGTCAATAAGAGATATCGGTCCTGCTAGTCCTAGTCTGAGAGATATTGGGCCTACTATCCATAATAGTTAATATAATTAAAACCCTTGCTTCATATAACAACTGAATATGTTATGattatatcttgtatataccTCTTATtaatctctttttaaaaaaatgacttttgctccccccccccctccaccttTAAATTGCTTCCAGCGGGCCAGTTAGAAGTCATCCTTGTTTTGTAGCAACATGCTCCTGGTAATCTTAGATCGTACTCTGAAGAGTTTGATCATCGTATATTCAACATTAAACTTTATTTGACATTAATAAATATCACTTCTGAGGGATTAATTGTATACACAGCTGTTTAAAATCTCTCCACAGGCAAACATTTAGAGAGAGAATCTTTGGAGTCCAGAATTAATACATGCAGGCCGTCCACCAACAGTTCTTGAAGTCTGACCCGCTGAGGGAATTAGCTGTTTTAGGAAGCATTAAGATTTATTGTTCCTCCACAGCGGATTGAGTGGCCGTGGGTATATTTAATTGTATTGTGATGTTTGGTGCCAATTACATTCAAGAAAAACACGGATTGTTCACATGgatttatttacattaaatatgGACAATACGGCCTTAACAAAATAGCCACTAAACTGATGCTTAACAAATGAAAGACTAAATGCAGACCAGGATTTGTCgcataaacaaaataaaatgaatagcACTCATTTCACTGTTGATTAATAATACTGAAACTGTAGCCACCAGGGGATATAAAGGGGTTACATTATATAACACTCAAGTCACACAGATTCCATTAGCTTCGCTGTGTCTTGCGTACATCCATACAGAATACTAGTAAcgagaatttattgaattaaccCATTAATGATTCATGTCCATGACAATTGTTTTTCGCTTGCTAAGTACAAGCCTCAACGATGGCAGATTCAGAATTGGATTGAGAAGACGCTGTCGACAAAGTTAAAATACTTTTCGATAACGCTGGCTTTTTCATCCAGTCTGGTTGGTATTGGTCAGAGTAAATTCGGAATATAGTAGTCATGTCGGGTATTACTGCTGGCTTTGTGCGCCTGGAGAGGGCCATAAGTTTGGCAGTAGACGGGTGGGGTATTCTACCTTTTTTGTAAGAAGTAGGACGCTGGACGGATTCAAAGTCATCGATCTCATCCAACACTAATTGTCTGGCGTCCATCCCGTCAACAAATGTTTCACTTCTTTGAAATTCCTGTGGCATCTGTAGGGTTGGAAATCTCAGCGACTGCGCGGACCATGGAAGCTGGTCGTTATGTTTCCTGCCGTGGTTACAAGGCTGGGTGGTGGGCGCTTGGTACATGGTGGACTCCCGCGAGAACGACAGAGTGGTGGCGCTGGCAGGAAGGGAAGGGAGGGTCCGACGAGGTGTATACTTTGAGGAGGATTCGTTCCCTCCTCTCTGTGCCCACTCACTGGCGTTcaggaatatttcattatcacgtAATGTCGGCGAGGCGTTTCCTTTCTTCAGTAGCTGATGTGCAGACACAAAATGGCCTTTCTTTAGGGCCAGTAGAAGCGCGGTGTATCCGAGACTATTTCTCGTATCAATATCAAGTCCAAACTTCACAAAGCAATCAACCAACATCTCCACGATGGACGGATTCCCGCTGCTTGCGGCGTGATGTAGTGGCGTGTTACCGTCATTATCAGCTTCATTAATATCAAGTACATCCTCCTTAAGGATGAGTCCCACTATAGAGGAACGACCATTCATGCAAGCGTAACTAAGAGCAGTTCTTCCTAACGCATCTCTTAAATTCAAAAACGCTCCAGCGTGTAGAA
This genomic window from Ostrea edulis chromosome 4, xbOstEdul1.1, whole genome shotgun sequence contains:
- the LOC125670506 gene encoding alpha-latrocrustotoxin-Lt1a-like, whose amino-acid sequence is MDRSGLSSRGTVSTERRSVLDNMSTSQHPTASSVTSGLFRRPIKTALHQAVLDCRLHQVRLLVSKHNVNVDCKDLHGRTPMMLACMIEEEFGYKMAKIFLHAGAFLNLRDALGRTALSYACMNGRSSIVGLILKEDVLDINEADNDGNTPLHHAASSGNPSIVEMLVDCFVKFGLDIDTRNSLGYTALLLALKKGHFVSAHQLLKKGNASPTLRDNEIFLNASEWAQRGGNESSSKYTPRRTLPSLPASATTLSFSRESTMYQAPTTQPCNHGRKHNDQLPWSAQSLRFPTLQMPQEFQRSETFVDGMDARQLVLDEIDDFESVQRPTSYKKGRIPHPSTAKLMALSRRTKPAVIPDMTTIFRIYSDQYQPDWMKKPALSKSILTLSTASSQSNSESAIVEACT